The genomic DNA TCGGCATTGACATCGAAAAGGCTGTGCTCGGCCGGGAAACAGTGATGCATAGTGTTCTCGACTCGACGATCGAGATCTCAGAAGAACGGCAATTTGCGGCGCGCGAACAGTTGACCGACTGTGGGGTCGATCTGTCGAAAAGGACTGTTGCCCTTGGTGTCGGTTCGACGAATTCGCGTGCAAAGCGTTGGCCGGCAGAGCGATACGCCGAGTTGAGCGATCGTCTGCAGGCGGAATTGGACGTAAATGTTTTGCTTGTTGGATCTAAGGATGAGGTGGATGTTGCCAAATCTGTCGCGTCATTGGCCTCTAATAAGCCGATAAGTATTGTCGGCAAGACAAGCATCGATGAGGTTGCCGCCATTTTTAGTGAGATCGATCTGATGATCTCGAACGATATGGGCCTGGCACATTTGGCTCCCGCAGTCGGCGCCCTGACCATTGTCCTATTTGGCCCGACAGATCCGGAAACAACCGCTCCGTTTTCCCGGAATTCGATGGTCATGAGAGAACCAGTGGAATGTTCGCCGTGTATGTTGCGAGAATGTCCGATCGATCACAGGTGTATGACCCGTATAACGGTCGATCGTGTATTTGACCAAGCATTTAGAACTATGGACACTAATCATCGAAATGATGCCGATGCTCTCAGCGAAATTCAATTGTTACACTAAATGACAAAATCGGCAATATTTATTGATCGTGACGGCACGTTGATCGAAGAGGTCAATTTTTTGTCGCGCGTTGAGGATCTGCGGGTATTCGAATTTTCGGTATCGGCAATTCGGGCGTTGAAAGATGCCGGATATCTGGTAATCGTGGTGACCAATCAGTCGGGTATAGGCCAGGGCATTTATACCGAGACGGATATGCATAAGATCCACGATCAGATGCAAATCGAGCTCGGAGGTGCGATCGACGCATTTTATTTTTGTCCGCATTTGCCGGACGAGGGCTGCATTTGCAGGAAGCCCGGATTAGG from Acidobacteriota bacterium includes the following:
- a CDS encoding HAD family hydrolase, which translates into the protein MTKSAIFIDRDGTLIEEVNFLSRVEDLRVFEFSVSAIRALKDAGYLVIVVTNQSGIGQGIYTETDMHKIHDQMQIELGGAIDAFYFCPHLPDEGCICRKPGLGMIEAAQADFEINIERSWMVGDKKIDIETGWNGNLSTAMVLTGYGPNKRNCSKCSQR
- a CDS encoding glycosyltransferase family 9 protein, which gives rise to MHSVLDSTIEISEERQFAAREQLTDCGVDLSKRTVALGVGSTNSRAKRWPAERYAELSDRLQAELDVNVLLVGSKDEVDVAKSVASLASNKPISIVGKTSIDEVAAIFSEIDLMISNDMGLAHLAPAVGALTIVLFGPTDPETTAPFSRNSMVMREPVECSPCMLRECPIDHRCMTRITVDRVFDQAFRTMDTNHRNDADALSEIQLLH